CCTGGTACGCCGCCTGGGACCTGGCCTTCCACACGATCGCGCTGGCCCTGGTGGACCCGGACTTCGCCAAGGAGCAGCTCCTCCTGTTCCTGCGCGAGTGGTACATGCATCCGAACGGCCAGATTCCCGCCTACGAGTGGGCCTTCGGCGACGTCAACCCCCCCGTGCACGCCTGGGCCGCCTGGCGAATCTACAAGATCGAGAAGCGGATCCGCGGCGTCGCCGATCAGGGCTTCCTGGAACGGGTCTTCCACAAGCTGCTCCTGAACTTCACCTGGTGGGTCAACCGCAAGGACCCGGAGGGGAAGAACGTCTTCCAGGGGGGCTTCCTCGGCCTCGACAACATCGGCGTGTTCGACCGGAGCTCGCCGCTCCCCACCGGCGGGCACATCGAGCAGTCGGACGGCACCGCCTGGGTCGGCATGTACTGCCTCAACATGCTGGCCATCGCGCTGGAGCTGGCCAGCGAAAACGCCGCCTACGAGGACGTCGCCTCGAAGTTCTTCGAGCACTTCGTCTACATCGCCTACGCGATGAACAACATCGCCGGCGAAGGTATCGAGATCTGGAACCGGGAGGACGAGTTCTTCTACGACGTCCTCCACCTGCCCGACGGCACCGTGCACCCGCTCAAGGTCCGGTCGCTGGTGGGCCTGATCCCTCTGTTCGCGGTCGAGACGCTCGAGCCCGAGACGATGGAGAAGCTGCCGCGGTTCGGTCGCCGGATGATGTGGTTCCTCCGGAACCGGCCGGAGCTGCAGCACCACGTCGTCCGTCAGGACACGCCCGAGGGCGCGACCCGGCGGCTGCTCTCCCTCGTCAACAGCGTGCGGCTGGCCAGCGTCCTCCGCTACATGCTCGACGAGAACGAGTTCCTCTCTCCGTACGGCATCCGGTCCCTGTCGAAGCATCACCGGGATCACCCCTACGTGCTCTACACCGACGGTCACGAGCATCGCGTGGACTACGAGCCGGCCGAATCCACGACCGGGCTCTTCGGGGGCAACTCGAACTGGCGCGGGCCCGTCTGGATGCCGATGAACTTCCTGCTGATCGAGGCCCTCCAGAAGTTCGACTACTTCTATGGTCACCGTTTCCAGGCCGAGTTCCCAACCCGATCCGGCCGCGTGCTCACCCTGTGGGATGTGGCGGCCGAGCTGTCCCGGAGGCTGACGCGCCTGTTTCTACGAGATGCGGACGGCCGCCGGCCCGTTCACGGAGGTGCCGGGAAGTTCCAGACCGATCCCCACTGGCGGGACCTCATCCTCTTCTACGAGTACTTCCACGGCGACAACGGCGCCGGCATCGGCGCCAGCCATCAGACCGGGTGGACGGGGCTGGTGGCGAAGCTGCTCCAGCAGAGCGGCGAGTAGCGGGAGGAGTCGCCCGGTGACGCTCGACTGGGGACGGGAGATCTGCGGGCGTCTCCCGATCGCGGAGTGCCGGGAGTGGCTGTGCACCAACGGCATCGGCGGCTTCGCCTCCGGCACCGTGGCCGGGCTCCTCACGCGTCGTTACCACGGCCTGCTGATCGCGGCCCTGCAGCCGCCGCTCGGCCGCACGCTGCTCATCGCCAAGGTCGACGACACCGTCGGGGACGGCGACCTCCGCCGGCCGCTGTTCAGCAACCGCTGGGCCGATGGGACCGTCGATCCGCACGGCTATCGCGACCTCGAGCGCTTTCGGCTGGAGGGCACGACGCCCGTCTGGGTCTCCGCCGTCGCCGACGCCCTCATCGAGAAGCGCATCTGGATGGAGCAGGGCGCCAACACCACTTACGTTCGGTACCGTCTGCTCCGTGGTCCCCGCCCGGTCAGCCTCGCGCTTCGGGTGCTGGTGAACTATCGCGACTATCACGGCGCCACCCGGGGCGACGGCTGGCGCCTGGCCGTCGAGTCCCTCGCCGACGGGTTCCGCGTGGTGGCGTTCGAGGGCGCGCGGCCGTTCGTCGTCCGCTGCCCGGGCGCCGTCGCCCGTCCGTCGGCGGTGTGGTGCCGGAACTTCAGGCTGGCCCGCGAGAGCGAGCGCGGCCTCGACGCCCACGAAGATCATTTCGAGGCGGGAACGCTGGAACTCGAGCTCGGGCCGGGCGCGGCGCCAACGCTGGTGCTCTCGGCGGAAGCGGCGCCGTCGCTCGACGGCGAGGCGGCGTGGCGGCGGCGACGGGAGGGGGAGGAGCAGCTCCTCGATCGATGGTTGCAGGCGCAGCCGCGCGCGAGCACGGCGCCGGCCTGGGTGCGGCAGCTCGTCCTGGCCGCCGATCAGTTCGTCGTGCGCCGGCCGCTCGCCGGTGATCCCAACGGGATGTCCGTCATCGCCGGCTACCCCTGGTTCGGCGACTGGGGCCGCGACACGATGATCAGCCTGCCCGGCCTGGCCCTCGCCACCGGGCGTCCCGAGGTGGCCGGCCGCATCCTGAGAACCTTCGCCCGGTTCGTCGACCGCGGCATGCTGCCCAACCGCTTTCCCGACAGCGGCGAGGCGCCCGAGTACAACACGGTGGACGCGACGCTCTGGTACGTCGACGCCATTCGCGCCTACCACGTCGCCACCGGCGACGACGGGCTCGTCAAGGAGCTCTTCGCCGTGCTCGAGCAGATCGTGCACTGGCATCGCCAGGGCACCCGCTACGGCATCGCCGAGGATCCCGCCGATGGGCTGCTCCGCGCCGGCGAGGAGGGCGTCCAGCTCACGTGGATGGACGCCAAGGTGGGCGAGTGGGTGGTGACGCCGAGAGCGGGCAAGGCCGTCGAGGTCAACGCCCTCTGGTACAACGCCCTCTGCGCGATGGCACGCTTCGCCCCGCGCGTCGGCCGGCCGGCCGGGCCGTGGCAGGCCCTCGCCGCCCGCGTCCGCGCCGGCTTCGATCGCTTCTGGAACGAGGCCGGCGGCTACTGTTACGACGTCATCGACGGCCCCCACGGGCCCGAGGACCGGTTGCGCCCGAACCAGATCTTCGCCGTCTCGCTCCCGGAGAGCCCGCTCTCACCGGATCGCCGGCGAAAGGTGGTGGACGCCTGCGCGCGTCACCTGCTCACCTCTTATGGCCTCCGTAGCCTGGCGCCCGGCGCGCCCGAGTACCGCGGGCGCTACGCGGGTGACCAGCGCGAGCGGGACGGCGCCTACCATCAGGGGACCGTCTGGGGCTGGCTCCTCGGGCCCTTCGCCCTCGCCCACCTGCGCGTGTACGGCGACGCGGAGGCGGCGCAGTCGTTTCTGCGTCCGCTGGCCCACCATCTCGACGATTATGGTATCGGCAGCATCGCCGAGATCTTCGACGGCGACCCGCCCTTCGCGCCCCGGGGATGCATCGCCCAGGCCTGGAGCGTCGCGGAGACGCTCAGGGCGTGGCTGGAGATCGAGGACACGCGCGCCGGCTAGCTGAGTGTCCCGTCCGCGAAGTCATGTGAAGAGCCTGCCCGCACGCCGCGCCGGGGCCGATGGGCATGTGCGGTAGGGGTCGCGGGACCACGAGGGCTGCGTCCGCTACCCCGTTGCGGCTGGGCTCCACCTGGGAACGCGGGGTCCGTTGCCCGCCGGCGGGGACGGGTCCCGTCGACCCCTACCGCACATGCCCATCGGCCCCGCGGGGCGGGCGCGAGCGCGGCGATCGTTTACATCACTTCCCAGACAGAACGCTAACGTCCCTGCGCCGTCAGCGCTTCCAGGATGACCTCGGCCGCCCGAGCTTCGGCGGTTCCCGGATACTCTCGGAGGAGTTCGGTGAGCGCGTGTGCTGCTCGTTGCTCGTATTTCCGAGCGGTGGCGGGGTCCCGGCTGTGCCGGGAGAGCCGGTAATAGTCCATCGCCAGAAAGAAGCGAACGTCCTTCACATTGTCAAACCTCGGGTAATCCTTGATGAAGGCTTCCTCGCGCAGGATGGCCTTTTGCAGCTGGTCCACGTCGATGTCGACGAGATCGGCGGGATTGGCGCCGACGGAGCCGTAAAAGGCCTGGGCCATGACCCGGAAGCTGGCCTCGGCGGCCCGCTTCCCACGGGGCGATCGCTTGAGGTACTCCTGGAACGCCGCCATGTCGTACACGTACCGCATGTTGCGCTCGACCCGGCGGATCCGGATCCCGTACTCCTGGAGCCTCCGTACCAGGAGATCGGCGTACAGGCTCTGGCCGTGGGAGGTGACGTCCAGATTCATGAGGTCGGAGAGGGACTGGGCCCGTTCGCCGAGCCCGTACAAGGCCTCCAGCCTGGCATCCTCGCTCGCGCCGTCCCGGGCCTCTTTCAGATACCTGGCGATGTCCAGGAGGAGAGGCTGCACGGTCTGCCCATCGAGGACGACGTGAGCCTCGCCGAGCACGGCGGTGAGGAGAAGGAGGCCCAGGACGAGAGCGACCCGGCGGGGCCGGCGCAGCACGCGCGGCAGGGATCGCGGGACCACGAGGCCTGCGTCCGCTGCCCCGTGGCGGCTGGGCTCCACCTCGGTGCGCGTAGTCCGTCGCCAGTGGGCGGGAACGGGTCCCGCCGACCCCTGCCGCACGCGCCGGTCGGCCCCGGCGCCGCGTGCTGACGGGCTCTCGACACGACTTCGAAGACGGGACACTAGAAGGCCCGCTGGAAGAACCAGAACGCTCCTGCGGAAAAGATCGCCACCGAGGCGAGCCTGACAGTCGTCCGGTATACCGGCGTACGGCCCAATCCCCACAGGAGCGGAACGACGAGGGCCACGATCACGATCTGCCCGACCTCCACGCCGACGTTGAAGAAGAGGAGGGAGGCGGCCAGACCCGAGGCCGGGAGGTGCATCTCCTTCAAGGCGTTGGCGAAGCCGAAGCCGTGCACGAAGCCGAACACGAAGCTCACCAGCCAGCGCCTGTCGAAGGTCGTGAAGAAAAGATTCTCCAGGGCCACGTACGCGATGCTGAGCGCGATCCCCGCCTCGACCAGGCGCGCGGGCAAGGTGACGAGGTCGAGCGCGGCGAGGGACAGGGTCACGCTGTGAGCGAGCGTGAAGGCGGTCACGATCTTGACGATGTTGAGCAGGGGGCCGCCCATCAGGAGCAGACCCAGCAGGAAGGCGACGTGGTCGTAGCCGAAGAAGATGTGATGCACCCCCACGCCGAGAAACTGGAGGGCGTGGGCCCAGAACCCTCGGGCCCGGCGGTCGTAGACGGCCCCGGGCTGAAAGACGAACTGCTCGACTCGCCCCTCATCGGCGATCTTGGCGAACATCGTGTGG
This genomic interval from Candidatus Methylomirabilota bacterium contains the following:
- a CDS encoding glucosidase, yielding MGGNRQEERRLVEAQTRTAHWKRWGPYLAERQWGTVREDYSPYGTAWDSFPHDHARSRAYRWGEDGLLGICDNHQRLCFALALWNEKDPILKERLFGLTGSEGNHGEDVKEYYFYLDSTPTHSYMKALYKYPQAEFPYAHLVEENARRGRGQPEFELLDSGIFDEDRYFDVFAEYAKAAPDDLLIRLTVVNRGRQAAPLRLLPTLWFRNTWAWEPNAQVPKLSAGGAAGGAGFVRVEHPGLGRIYRLFYEGEPALLFTENETNYRRLWGTENTQCFVKDAFHDYLIRGQVPAVNPVPEGTKAALHYALRIGPGESRVVRLRLSDREPEGQPFGAAFDRVFAQRQEEADAFYASVIPPKLSPDARGVMRQALAGMLWSKQWYHYDVRRWLEGDPTQPPPPPERKRGRNHEWTHLYNEDVISMPDKWEYPWYAAWDLAFHTIALALVDPDFAKEQLLLFLREWYMHPNGQIPAYEWAFGDVNPPVHAWAAWRIYKIEKRIRGVADQGFLERVFHKLLLNFTWWVNRKDPEGKNVFQGGFLGLDNIGVFDRSSPLPTGGHIEQSDGTAWVGMYCLNMLAIALELASENAAYEDVASKFFEHFVYIAYAMNNIAGEGIEIWNREDEFFYDVLHLPDGTVHPLKVRSLVGLIPLFAVETLEPETMEKLPRFGRRMMWFLRNRPELQHHVVRQDTPEGATRRLLSLVNSVRLASVLRYMLDENEFLSPYGIRSLSKHHRDHPYVLYTDGHEHRVDYEPAESTTGLFGGNSNWRGPVWMPMNFLLIEALQKFDYFYGHRFQAEFPTRSGRVLTLWDVAAELSRRLTRLFLRDADGRRPVHGGAGKFQTDPHWRDLILFYEYFHGDNGAGIGASHQTGWTGLVAKLLQQSGE
- a CDS encoding amylo-alpha-1,6-glucosidase, with protein sequence MTLDWGREICGRLPIAECREWLCTNGIGGFASGTVAGLLTRRYHGLLIAALQPPLGRTLLIAKVDDTVGDGDLRRPLFSNRWADGTVDPHGYRDLERFRLEGTTPVWVSAVADALIEKRIWMEQGANTTYVRYRLLRGPRPVSLALRVLVNYRDYHGATRGDGWRLAVESLADGFRVVAFEGARPFVVRCPGAVARPSAVWCRNFRLARESERGLDAHEDHFEAGTLELELGPGAAPTLVLSAEAAPSLDGEAAWRRRREGEEQLLDRWLQAQPRASTAPAWVRQLVLAADQFVVRRPLAGDPNGMSVIAGYPWFGDWGRDTMISLPGLALATGRPEVAGRILRTFARFVDRGMLPNRFPDSGEAPEYNTVDATLWYVDAIRAYHVATGDDGLVKELFAVLEQIVHWHRQGTRYGIAEDPADGLLRAGEEGVQLTWMDAKVGEWVVTPRAGKAVEVNALWYNALCAMARFAPRVGRPAGPWQALAARVRAGFDRFWNEAGGYCYDVIDGPHGPEDRLRPNQIFAVSLPESPLSPDRRRKVVDACARHLLTSYGLRSLAPGAPEYRGRYAGDQRERDGAYHQGTVWGWLLGPFALAHLRVYGDAEAAQSFLRPLAHHLDDYGIGSIAEIFDGDPPFAPRGCIAQAWSVAETLRAWLEIEDTRAG
- a CDS encoding HupE/UreJ family protein codes for the protein MLHVILAVLLLVPATPLDAHPLNVGYAEITVHAREVVIALSLNLFELDLLLALDRNLDARVDQEELEAKQAAILDYLRGKISVSAAGEELPMAAGPVGIGRGTDGKALLEATLRFRSATPLTAFTIRSEPLTELGADHTMFAKIADEGRVEQFVFQPGAVYDRRARGFWAHALQFLGVGVHHIFFGYDHVAFLLGLLLMGGPLLNIVKIVTAFTLAHSVTLSLAALDLVTLPARLVEAGIALSIAYVALENLFFTTFDRRWLVSFVFGFVHGFGFANALKEMHLPASGLAASLLFFNVGVEVGQIVIVALVVPLLWGLGRTPVYRTTVRLASVAIFSAGAFWFFQRAF